A stretch of DNA from Vicinamibacteria bacterium:
GAGAAGAGATCGCGCTCGGCATCGACCAGACGCTCACCCAGGATGCGACCGGAACTCTCGTCATGCTCGAGCTCGAGGCGATGGGGCTCGATCGTGCACGCACCGAGCTTTCCTGTCAATACGTCGACCACAATCTCGTGCAGGCAGATCACAAGAATCCCGACGATCACCTCTTCCTCCAGAGCGCCTGCCAGAGATTCGGCCTGTGGTACAGCCCGCCGGGAAACGGCGTTTCCCATCCGGTCCACATGGAGCGATTCGGGAAACCGGGCAAGACCCTTCTCGGCTCCGACAGCCACACGTGCGCTGCTGGAGCTCTGGGCATGCTCGCCATCGGCGCTGGTGGTCTCGAAGTCGCCATGGCCATCGCTGGATTCCCGTTCTACGTGAAGATGCCGAAGGTCTGGGGCGTACGGCTGAGAGGACGACTCCCCGACTGGGTGAGCGCAAAAGACGTGATCCTCGAGATGTTGCGCCGTCATTCGGTGCGGGGGGGGCTCGGACGCATCGTGGAATACTACGGTCCTGGACTCTCGGGGCTCTCGGCGATGGACCGGCACGTGATTGCCAACATGGGAGCGGAGCTCGGGGCGACCGCGACGGTGTTTCCCGCTGACGCCGAGACTCGGCGTTTTCTCGAATCCCAAGATCGGTCTTCGGATTTCCGCGACCTAGTCGCCGACGAAGGCGCCCATTTCG
This window harbors:
- a CDS encoding aconitate hydratase, translating into MAQNVTQKLIASHLVAGSMKAGEEIALGIDQTLTQDATGTLVMLELEAMGLDRARTELSCQYVDHNLVQADHKNPDDHLFLQSACQRFGLWYSPPGNGVSHPVHMERFGKPGKTLLGSDSHTCAAGALGMLAIGAGGLEVAMAIAGFPFYVKMPKVWGVRLRGRLPDWVSAKDVILEMLRRHSVRGGLGRIVEYYGPGLSGLSAMDRHVIANMGAELGATATVFPADAETRRFLESQDRSSDFRDLVADEGAHFDVDEEIDLSELEPLIAMPSSPDNVHPVREIAGEPIYQSYVGSSANPGYRDFAVAARIVEGKQIHPRVSFDISPTSRQILENLTRDSHLASLIRAGARLHQSGCNGCIGMGQAPASGKLSLRTVPRNFPGRSGTRDDRVCLVSPETAAASALSGVVTDPRELSMRYPHITEPEPAINT